A genome region from Vibrio tapetis subsp. tapetis includes the following:
- a CDS encoding endonuclease/exonuclease/phosphatase family protein, with protein sequence MKKRALVTLGLVMAAIPLAYHLIFSVPLKPQVISFEANQSLEEQVCYQGKPDQFIDEQGMLSVLVWNIYKQNRDNWQQELERFSKHAQLILLQEASLDTGFIGWLKTKQWASNHVSAFRAFETSTGVLNLATQMPSKACAFIQKEPWLRLPKSGLYATYGLSNGQSLAVINIHAINFTVGTLEFKEQLVALRNAVNKHQGPMIMAGDFNTWSEERTETLEDLMASLSMNEVTFSPDHRTQFITGLVLDHIYYRDLVLETAEAPSTDASDHNPLLATFSLQEE encoded by the coding sequence ATGAAAAAACGAGCCCTTGTTACTTTAGGTTTGGTCATGGCCGCGATACCCCTTGCGTATCATTTGATATTTTCCGTGCCATTGAAACCCCAAGTGATTTCTTTTGAAGCGAATCAAAGTCTAGAAGAGCAGGTCTGTTATCAAGGAAAACCTGATCAGTTCATTGATGAACAAGGCATGCTTTCTGTTCTTGTTTGGAATATTTATAAGCAGAACCGAGACAATTGGCAGCAAGAGTTGGAGAGGTTTTCTAAGCATGCTCAACTTATCTTGTTACAAGAGGCAAGTTTAGATACCGGTTTTATCGGGTGGCTAAAAACCAAGCAGTGGGCCAGCAATCATGTCAGCGCTTTTCGTGCGTTTGAAACGAGCACGGGAGTTCTGAACCTCGCCACTCAAATGCCAAGTAAAGCGTGCGCGTTCATTCAAAAGGAGCCTTGGCTTCGATTACCTAAATCTGGGCTCTACGCGACGTATGGGCTTTCAAATGGTCAGAGCCTAGCGGTTATTAATATCCATGCAATAAACTTTACTGTGGGTACGTTGGAATTTAAAGAGCAGCTGGTGGCACTTAGGAATGCGGTAAACAAGCATCAGGGGCCCATGATAATGGCTGGTGACTTTAATACTTGGAGTGAAGAGAGAACTGAAACGCTTGAGGATTTAATGGCGTCGCTATCCATGAATGAAGTGACATTTTCTCCGGATCATCGTACGCAATTTATTACAGGCTTGGTTTTAGACCATATTTATTATCGAGATTTGGTGCTAGAAACCGCAGAGGCACCCTCTACGGATGCCTCTGATCATAATCCTTTGCTTGCTACGTTTAGCTTACAAGAAGAATGA
- a CDS encoding YIP1 family protein, with product MTPSSNPFAMLLDIFRAPTACFAALYQRGMWGWWPYLILILSPFAFWGSYFDLVNFAWLKAELVIQMSEVAPDQIKLIDANTMLATEVIRNIAGRSFTILLLAFWFKLATQGSQVQISYWKWFAVCSVILFPAIIGDFASYVSVLLKHGQVMSYAADLNSLNGLLKLPLTNEWSTFARSFPLLMPWYIVLGYAALGALSTIEKGQALVISALPWVGYFLCWAIILLVS from the coding sequence ATGACCCCGTCTAGTAATCCATTCGCTATGCTGCTCGATATATTTCGAGCACCAACAGCTTGTTTCGCCGCTTTATACCAACGAGGAATGTGGGGCTGGTGGCCTTACTTAATTTTGATCCTCAGCCCATTTGCATTCTGGGGAAGCTATTTTGATTTGGTTAACTTTGCATGGTTAAAAGCCGAGCTGGTTATTCAAATGTCAGAAGTAGCACCGGATCAGATTAAACTGATTGATGCGAATACCATGCTTGCAACTGAAGTAATTCGTAATATCGCAGGCCGATCATTTACAATTTTACTCTTGGCATTTTGGTTCAAATTAGCCACTCAAGGTAGCCAAGTACAAATAAGCTATTGGAAATGGTTTGCTGTCTGTAGCGTCATTCTATTCCCTGCGATTATTGGTGACTTTGCCAGCTACGTAAGTGTTCTGCTAAAACACGGACAGGTTATGTCGTATGCCGCCGATCTCAACAGCCTAAACGGACTGCTTAAGTTACCTTTAACCAACGAATGGTCAACATTTGCAAGGTCATTCCCGCTATTGATGCCATGGTATATCGTTCTCGGTTACGCAGCACTTGGTGCTCTTAGTACGATTGAAAAAGGCCAAGCATTGGTTATCTCGGCCCTTCCTTGGGTCGGTTACTTCCTTTGCTGGGCAATCATTCTTCTTGTAAGCTAA
- the gloB gene encoding hydroxyacylglutathione hydrolase, producing the protein MLTIKSIPAFNDNYIWLIKNSDQRCAIVDPGDAKPVLEYLRQHQLDLEAILITHHHNDHIGGVSDLIMAFPNAKVVGPASEPIPTLTTPVEDGDQLDLFGETFLVLGLPGHTKGHIGYTGDGKLFCGDVLFSAGCGRVFEGTPEQMFDSINKINALAQETEIFCAHEYTSSNVAFALAVEPDNDLLRQYRDDVIRLRAQEKPTIPTTLKQERWINPFLRCNQKSVIKSVANRTLDTSPVAVFTALREWKNEF; encoded by the coding sequence ATGTTAACCATCAAAAGCATACCTGCATTTAACGACAATTACATCTGGCTGATCAAAAATAGCGATCAACGTTGTGCCATTGTCGATCCTGGAGATGCGAAACCTGTCTTAGAGTATTTGCGCCAACATCAATTGGATTTAGAAGCCATATTAATTACTCACCATCATAACGATCATATTGGTGGTGTCTCTGATCTCATCATGGCTTTCCCTAATGCCAAGGTCGTTGGCCCAGCGTCTGAGCCTATCCCTACGTTAACAACCCCTGTTGAAGACGGTGACCAACTAGACTTATTTGGCGAAACTTTCCTTGTACTTGGCCTGCCGGGCCATACCAAAGGTCATATTGGTTATACCGGTGATGGTAAACTCTTTTGCGGTGACGTCTTGTTTTCTGCAGGTTGCGGCAGAGTCTTTGAGGGCACACCCGAACAGATGTTTGACTCAATTAACAAAATTAATGCGCTTGCTCAGGAAACTGAGATTTTTTGCGCACACGAATACACCTCAAGCAACGTCGCATTTGCTTTAGCGGTAGAGCCAGACAACGATTTATTACGTCAATATCGTGATGATGTTATTCGACTACGCGCCCAGGAAAAGCCAACGATTCCGACCACGCTTAAGCAAGAGCGTTGGATCAACCCATTTTTAAGGTGCAATCAGAAAAGTGTGATCAAATCTGTCGCAAATCGCACTCTAGATACGTCACCTGTTGCAGTATTTACTGCTCTTCGTGAGTGGAAGAACGAATTTTAA
- the lpcA gene encoding D-sedoheptulose 7-phosphate isomerase, producing the protein MYQDLIRSELNEAAEVLQAFLSDDKNIAQIEAAAKMIADSFKQGGKVLSCGNGGSHCDSMHFAEELTGRYRENRPGYPGIAISDPSHISCVSNDFGYDHVFSRYVEAVGSKGDVLFGLSTSGNSGNILKAIEAAKAKGMKSIALTGKDGGKMAGLADIEIRVPHFGYADRIQEIHIKIIHIVIQLIEKEMA; encoded by the coding sequence ATGTACCAAGATCTAATTCGAAGTGAACTTAATGAAGCGGCTGAGGTGTTACAGGCGTTTCTTTCTGATGATAAAAATATTGCCCAAATCGAAGCAGCGGCGAAGATGATCGCTGATTCATTTAAACAAGGTGGTAAAGTGCTGTCTTGTGGTAACGGTGGTTCGCATTGTGATTCGATGCATTTTGCTGAAGAACTAACAGGGCGCTACCGTGAAAACCGTCCCGGCTACCCTGGTATCGCCATTTCTGATCCTAGTCATATCTCTTGTGTAAGTAATGATTTTGGCTATGATCACGTGTTTTCACGTTATGTTGAGGCGGTGGGTTCAAAAGGTGATGTGTTATTTGGTCTGTCTACGTCAGGCAATTCTGGCAACATCTTAAAAGCCATTGAAGCGGCAAAAGCCAAAGGCATGAAATCTATCGCGTTGACAGGCAAAGATGGCGGTAAAATGGCAGGGCTAGCGGATATTGAAATTCGCGTACCACATTTTGGCTATGCTGATCGTATTCAAGAGATCCACATCAAAATCATTCATATCGTGATTCAACTGATCGAAAAAGAGATGGCGTAA
- a CDS encoding TIGR03503 family protein — protein MLRILLCLCVVLLSCVSRAETETTQSLLDNRFRIDSTISQASFVIYRKKRSQSVVLVRPDGTKYYAWQHPENVRWYEEPGMDIISIDDPMRGPWQAIGKVHPKNNIKIISNLTLNVDSFPQRLYMDESLKFSARLEQNGAPLNLRDFLERVNLNVTFTKYLENEASLSADARPIPQVLGTFEDDGRNLDEVAGDGNFTVELPIDIEPGKYRARVTSGNGVFLRAVEQVVLVYPPPLTAAFAQARSEDKEHNFTVTGEEGVIAPGSIAVTVEQTSPDGLEMITQGQSEKAGTKAYFALPNNSLPGKHTWSGSAYATEAATGRELVFHFREQSFSIVEKVDVEKSMEAFKKAQEEKRLLEEKELREIEREEERFNGMLILIIGNIAVFVIGLIVWFVMRKIKMKRQQIPEMQLSMPPKD, from the coding sequence ATGTTGCGGATTTTGCTTTGTTTGTGTGTCGTATTATTAAGCTGCGTAAGCCGAGCAGAAACGGAAACGACCCAGTCGTTATTGGATAATCGTTTTAGAATCGATTCAACAATATCCCAAGCCTCATTTGTTATTTATCGAAAAAAGCGTTCCCAGTCGGTGGTGCTTGTTCGTCCAGACGGGACTAAGTACTACGCATGGCAGCATCCAGAGAACGTACGCTGGTATGAAGAACCTGGTATGGATATTATTTCCATCGACGATCCAATGCGAGGCCCTTGGCAAGCGATTGGTAAGGTTCATCCAAAAAATAATATTAAAATTATCTCCAACCTAACTTTAAATGTAGATAGCTTTCCTCAACGTCTATATATGGATGAGAGCCTTAAGTTCTCCGCCCGCCTTGAGCAAAATGGGGCTCCTCTGAATTTACGAGACTTCTTGGAACGGGTTAATCTGAACGTCACTTTTACTAAATATCTAGAAAACGAAGCCTCGTTATCGGCAGACGCTCGGCCAATTCCTCAAGTGTTAGGGACGTTCGAGGACGACGGCCGTAATCTGGATGAAGTTGCGGGTGATGGCAACTTTACGGTTGAGCTTCCTATCGATATTGAACCGGGCAAATACCGTGCTCGTGTTACCTCTGGTAATGGCGTGTTCTTACGTGCAGTTGAGCAAGTTGTATTGGTGTACCCGCCTCCTTTAACGGCGGCATTCGCGCAAGCTCGCAGCGAAGACAAAGAGCATAACTTTACCGTAACCGGTGAAGAAGGCGTGATTGCTCCGGGATCTATTGCCGTCACAGTAGAGCAGACCTCTCCTGACGGGTTAGAGATGATCACTCAGGGGCAATCTGAAAAAGCCGGAACCAAAGCTTACTTTGCGCTTCCCAATAATAGCTTACCGGGTAAGCATACTTGGAGTGGGTCGGCATATGCGACCGAAGCGGCAACGGGACGTGAGCTCGTTTTTCACTTTAGAGAACAGTCATTCAGTATTGTTGAGAAAGTGGATGTAGAGAAGTCCATGGAAGCGTTTAAAAAGGCGCAAGAAGAGAAGCGCCTGCTAGAAGAAAAAGAGCTGCGTGAAATTGAGCGTGAGGAAGAGCGTTTCAATGGAATGTTGATTCTTATTATAGGCAATATTGCGGTGTTCGTTATCGGGCTGATAGTGTGGTTTGTGATGCGTAAAATCAAAATGAAACGTCAACAAATACCTGAAATGCAATTGTCGATGCCACCGAAAGACTAA
- a CDS encoding class II glutamine amidotransferase has translation MCELLGMSANVPTDICFSFTGLIQRGGNTGPHRDGWGITFYEGKGFRTFKDPNPSCQSKIAELVQNYPIKSCAVVSHIRQANRGQVNLENTHPFTRELWGRYWTFAHNGQLSDYDEKLQSGRFRPVGQTDSELTFCWLLRRLEARYPETPTDMNEAFAYIAQCCDELRQFGVFNMLLSDGEYVVTYCTNHLYWITRRAPFGKASLIDEDVTIDFKKETTPNDVVSVIATQPLTDNESWHRMKPGEYSVFHYGELVLGNADQLKNVPFAAAKPASQAPTQAL, from the coding sequence ATGTGTGAGTTGCTCGGAATGAGCGCCAATGTGCCAACGGACATTTGTTTCAGCTTTACAGGCTTGATTCAAAGAGGCGGAAACACTGGCCCTCATCGTGATGGCTGGGGTATCACTTTTTATGAAGGTAAGGGCTTTCGTACTTTTAAAGACCCTAATCCAAGTTGTCAGTCTAAGATTGCTGAGCTAGTACAAAACTATCCGATCAAAAGCTGTGCGGTGGTTAGCCATATTCGTCAGGCTAATCGTGGGCAAGTTAATCTTGAAAATACTCACCCATTCACTCGTGAGTTGTGGGGGAGATATTGGACGTTTGCCCATAATGGCCAGCTGAGTGATTACGATGAGAAGCTCCAGTCCGGGCGTTTTCGACCGGTCGGCCAAACAGACAGCGAGCTCACATTTTGTTGGTTATTGCGTCGCTTAGAAGCGCGCTACCCTGAAACACCGACAGACATGAACGAAGCGTTTGCGTACATAGCTCAGTGTTGTGATGAGCTTAGGCAATTTGGTGTGTTTAATATGCTGCTGAGCGATGGTGAATACGTCGTAACGTATTGTACTAACCATCTGTATTGGATAACAAGACGTGCTCCTTTTGGTAAAGCCAGTTTGATCGACGAAGACGTAACGATTGACTTTAAAAAGGAAACAACACCAAACGATGTGGTTTCAGTGATTGCTACTCAACCATTAACTGATAACGAATCTTGGCATCGTATGAAGCCAGGCGAGTACAGTGTGTTTCATTATGGTGAGCTAGTTTTGGGTAATGCAGACCAATTGAAAAATGTCCCATTTGCCGCGGCAAAACCTGCCAGTCAAGCTCCAACACAAGCGCTATAG
- the fadE gene encoding acyl-CoA dehydrogenase FadE yields the protein MDILLSTLGILLAIGIPLYHRSSLFKSLGLIAAVMAVGSFFGTIGPIAWVVFIVAASIIAMPALRQSLISAKALTVFKKVLPAMSTTEKEALDAGTVWWEAELFRGKPDWRKLEEIKPSELTQEEQAFIDGPVNEVCAMTNDYQVTHELADLPPEVWQYLKDHKFFAMIIKKKYGGLEFSAYAQSIVLQKLTGVSGVLSSTVGVPNSLGPGELLQHYGTTEQKDHYLPRLAQGLEIPCFALTSPEAGSDAGSIPDFGIVCKGEWQGQEVLGMRLTWNKRYITLAPVATVLGLAFKLRDPDGLLGDKQDLGITCALIPTNMDGVETGNRHFALNIPFQNGPTRGEDVFVPLDYIIGGPEMAGQGWRMLVECLSVGRGITLPSNATGGIKTAALATGAYARIRRQFKQPIGHMEGIEAPLARLGGNAYVLDAAAKLTVAGIDLGEKPSVISAIVKYHCTHRGQRSIIDAMDIVGGKGICLGPSNFLARAYQGAPIAVTVEGANILTRSMIIYGQGAIRCHPYVLSEMEAAHSDSSEALANFDKALFGHIGFTMSNLVRSIWLGLTDGRGSDAPTSDETRRYYQQLNRYSANMALLSDISMTVLGGSLKRKERLSARLGDILSQLYLSSATLKRFQNEGTQKEDLPLLDWGLQDSLHQTEEAIDHFLTNFPVKWIGRTLRVLIMPYGRVRKLPSDQLDSKVALVLQTPSATRSRLGQDQYLEPTQHNPVGKIEEALSVILAAEPLFFKVCKALEQRRPFTQLDHVARLGLKEDILTKDEADLLILAEKLRLETINVDEFEFDELAAQSKYPAASMDAVA from the coding sequence ATGGATATTTTGCTCTCTACACTTGGTATCTTGCTCGCGATAGGAATCCCCCTATATCACCGCTCTTCTTTGTTCAAATCTCTAGGTTTGATTGCAGCGGTAATGGCAGTCGGTAGCTTTTTTGGCACCATAGGTCCAATTGCTTGGGTTGTGTTCATTGTTGCCGCTAGCATTATCGCTATGCCCGCTCTGCGCCAGTCACTTATCAGTGCCAAGGCTCTGACCGTGTTTAAAAAAGTACTTCCAGCAATGTCGACCACAGAAAAAGAAGCGCTAGATGCTGGTACTGTGTGGTGGGAAGCCGAATTATTTAGAGGCAAGCCCGATTGGCGTAAACTTGAAGAAATCAAACCTTCTGAATTAACACAAGAAGAACAAGCCTTCATTGATGGTCCTGTTAATGAAGTCTGTGCCATGACTAATGACTATCAAGTCACTCATGAGTTGGCCGACTTACCACCGGAAGTTTGGCAGTACTTAAAAGATCATAAGTTCTTTGCCATGATCATTAAAAAGAAATACGGCGGCCTTGAGTTTTCTGCATACGCCCAGTCTATTGTTTTACAAAAACTCACTGGGGTTTCTGGTGTGCTGTCTTCTACCGTTGGCGTTCCTAATTCATTAGGCCCTGGCGAATTGCTGCAACATTATGGTACGACCGAACAAAAAGACCATTACCTTCCAAGACTTGCTCAAGGTTTGGAAATCCCATGTTTTGCACTTACCAGCCCAGAAGCTGGGTCTGATGCGGGCTCCATCCCTGACTTCGGTATCGTTTGTAAGGGTGAATGGCAAGGGCAAGAAGTACTTGGCATGCGATTAACGTGGAATAAACGCTACATTACTCTTGCCCCTGTAGCGACAGTATTAGGTCTCGCATTCAAACTGCGTGATCCTGATGGCTTACTTGGTGACAAACAAGATCTAGGCATTACTTGTGCACTTATCCCAACAAACATGGATGGCGTAGAAACAGGAAACCGTCACTTTGCTCTAAATATCCCATTCCAAAACGGCCCTACACGTGGTGAAGATGTGTTTGTACCACTGGATTACATCATCGGTGGCCCAGAGATGGCTGGCCAAGGTTGGCGTATGTTAGTCGAGTGTCTAAGTGTCGGCCGAGGTATTACTCTGCCTTCCAACGCAACCGGAGGCATTAAAACCGCAGCGCTTGCAACAGGTGCTTATGCTCGAATCAGACGTCAATTTAAGCAACCGATCGGCCATATGGAAGGTATTGAAGCTCCTCTAGCTCGATTGGGTGGCAATGCGTATGTTCTGGATGCCGCAGCGAAACTTACTGTAGCGGGTATCGATTTAGGGGAAAAACCATCGGTCATCTCAGCCATTGTTAAATATCATTGTACTCACCGTGGTCAACGCAGCATCATTGACGCGATGGACATCGTCGGTGGTAAAGGTATTTGCTTAGGCCCTTCAAACTTCCTGGCAAGAGCCTACCAAGGCGCACCGATTGCTGTAACGGTAGAAGGCGCGAATATTTTGACTCGCTCGATGATCATTTACGGTCAAGGTGCGATTCGCTGTCACCCATATGTTCTAAGTGAAATGGAAGCAGCTCATTCAGACAGCAGCGAGGCACTGGCAAACTTCGACAAAGCCTTGTTTGGCCATATTGGTTTCACCATGAGTAACCTAGTACGTAGTATTTGGTTAGGACTGACCGATGGTCGCGGTTCTGATGCCCCCACCAGCGATGAAACTCGACGTTACTATCAACAATTGAACCGTTACAGTGCCAATATGGCTTTGCTGTCAGATATTTCAATGACGGTTTTAGGCGGCTCTTTGAAACGTAAAGAACGCCTTTCAGCACGACTTGGCGACATTTTAAGTCAACTTTACTTAAGTAGCGCAACATTGAAGCGTTTCCAAAATGAAGGCACGCAAAAAGAAGATCTACCACTGCTTGATTGGGGTCTTCAAGACAGCCTGCACCAAACGGAAGAAGCGATTGACCATTTCTTAACGAACTTCCCAGTCAAATGGATAGGCCGAACACTACGAGTGTTAATCATGCCGTATGGCCGTGTTCGCAAGCTACCGTCTGATCAGTTAGATAGTAAAGTAGCGCTCGTGCTACAAACGCCAAGTGCTACTCGCTCTCGCTTGGGTCAAGACCAATACCTTGAGCCAACACAGCACAATCCAGTAGGAAAGATTGAAGAAGCACTTAGCGTTATTTTAGCGGCAGAACCTTTGTTCTTTAAAGTGTGTAAAGCTTTAGAGCAACGCCGCCCATTTACTCAACTCGATCACGTCGCTCGACTTGGACTTAAAGAAGATATTTTAACGAAAGATGAGGCCGACTTATTGATCTTGGCTGAGAAGCTACGGTTAGAAACCATTAACGTTGATGAATTTGAGTTCGATGAACTAGCGGCTCAATCAAAGTACCCAGCAGCCTCAATGGATGCCGTGGCTTAA
- a CDS encoding class I SAM-dependent methyltransferase, translating to MKPARTSRKLKQPHSWQQMSNGQWVSESIQMRLDEWCPKFFGYHMLKLGGLSCEITTCNCNIQHQVQVDITNPLHNVIADAYDLPFAEKSFDTILLAHQLDYCNDPHRLLREVDRVMVDDGYLVLTGFNPISWIGASSILPWRKNDLPWSGRMYTPNRIRDWLGLLNYEVVHSDCYALFPFKRYRPMWTWLENGVGQCLTPFGSSYFIVARKRTYPLKPIKPHWRLKRSLSPLGANYRMKTNDTRID from the coding sequence ATGAAGCCAGCACGCACCTCTCGAAAACTGAAACAACCCCATTCTTGGCAACAAATGAGTAATGGTCAATGGGTATCTGAATCAATTCAGATGCGCTTGGATGAATGGTGCCCAAAATTCTTTGGCTATCATATGCTCAAACTAGGCGGTCTCAGCTGTGAGATTACCACTTGCAACTGCAATATACAGCATCAAGTTCAAGTGGACATCACCAACCCGTTACATAACGTCATTGCAGACGCATATGACTTACCGTTTGCTGAAAAAAGCTTCGATACCATTTTGTTAGCGCATCAGTTGGACTATTGTAATGATCCTCACCGGCTGTTGCGAGAAGTTGATAGAGTGATGGTAGACGACGGTTATTTAGTTCTAACAGGGTTCAACCCAATTAGTTGGATTGGGGCGTCCAGTATTTTGCCATGGCGGAAAAATGATTTGCCGTGGAGCGGTCGTATGTATACGCCTAATAGAATTAGAGATTGGCTTGGTCTATTGAATTATGAAGTCGTGCATTCGGATTGCTATGCACTATTTCCGTTCAAACGCTACCGACCAATGTGGACTTGGCTTGAGAATGGTGTCGGTCAATGTTTAACGCCATTTGGTAGCTCGTACTTTATCGTTGCACGTAAACGGACTTACCCACTTAAACCCATAAAGCCACACTGGCGATTAAAACGCAGCTTATCGCCGCTTGGTGCCAACTATCGAATGAAAACCAACGACACGCGTATAGACTAA
- the rnhA gene encoding ribonuclease HI — MTKQVEIFTDGSCLGNPGPGGYGIVLRYKQTEKQLAKGFALTTNNRMEMMAAVVALRALKEPCDVILTTDSQYVRQGITQWIHNWKKRDWQTSAKKPVKNADLWQALDKETARHSVDWRWVKGHAGHRENEICDDIARAAAEAPSEDDVGYEPNS; from the coding sequence ATGACCAAACAAGTAGAAATTTTCACAGACGGCTCGTGCTTAGGTAATCCAGGCCCTGGTGGCTATGGTATCGTGCTGCGCTACAAACAGACAGAGAAACAACTCGCTAAAGGCTTCGCTCTCACCACCAATAACCGAATGGAAATGATGGCGGCTGTTGTCGCACTAAGAGCCCTTAAAGAACCTTGCGATGTCATATTAACCACGGATAGCCAGTATGTCCGTCAAGGTATTACTCAGTGGATCCACAATTGGAAAAAACGTGACTGGCAAACATCAGCCAAAAAGCCAGTAAAAAATGCAGATCTGTGGCAAGCGCTAGACAAAGAAACCGCTCGGCACAGTGTCGATTGGCGCTGGGTAAAAGGCCACGCAGGCCACCGTGAAAACGAAATCTGTGACGATATAGCAAGAGCTGCCGCAGAAGCACCAAGTGAAGATGACGTCGGCTACGAACCCAATAGTTAA
- the dnaQ gene encoding DNA polymerase III subunit epsilon: protein MNTSINPQQHRIVVLDTETTGMNTESGPHYMGHRIIEIGAVEIINRKLTGRHFHVYLKADRAIQSEAVLVHGITDEFLVDKPEYRDVHKEFLEFIDGAELVAHNAPFDVGFMDHEFGMLDPKIGKTEQYCKVTDTLDMAKKIFPGKRNNLDILCDRYGIDNSHRTLHGALLDAEILADVYLLMTGGQTDLKFNSGENSDGSEEIVRVASGRKALKVLHASADEITAHNERLDLVEKSGACLWR, encoded by the coding sequence ATGAATACCAGTATCAATCCCCAGCAACACCGCATCGTCGTACTCGATACCGAAACCACCGGTATGAATACTGAATCTGGCCCTCATTACATGGGGCACCGAATCATTGAAATTGGTGCGGTTGAGATCATAAACCGTAAGCTTACGGGGCGACATTTCCATGTTTACCTCAAAGCAGACCGAGCGATTCAGTCTGAAGCGGTGCTGGTCCACGGTATTACCGATGAGTTTTTGGTGGATAAGCCAGAATACCGAGACGTGCATAAAGAATTTTTAGAATTCATTGATGGCGCAGAGTTGGTTGCCCATAACGCGCCCTTTGATGTCGGCTTTATGGATCACGAATTTGGTATGCTTGACCCTAAGATAGGGAAGACAGAGCAGTACTGTAAAGTAACCGATACCTTGGACATGGCGAAGAAAATCTTCCCAGGCAAGCGTAATAACCTTGATATTTTATGTGATCGTTACGGTATTGATAACTCGCACCGTACCTTACACGGCGCTTTACTCGATGCTGAAATTCTAGCAGATGTCTACTTGTTGATGACGGGTGGTCAAACCGACCTGAAATTCAACAGTGGAGAAAATAGCGACGGCAGTGAAGAAATTGTCCGCGTTGCCAGTGGCAGAAAGGCCCTTAAAGTTTTACACGCATCGGCCGATGAAATAACTGCGCACAATGAGCGTTTAGACTTGGTTGAAAAAAGTGGCGCTTGCCTTTGGCGTTAA
- the purN gene encoding phosphoribosylglycinamide formyltransferase: MKNIVVLISGSGSNLQAIIDACNDGQILGKVSAVFSNKADAYGLKRAEQSGSDAHFVNPKDFASRVEFDHALMQHIDNYQPDIIVLAGYMRILSAEFVEHYVGKMINVHPSLLPKYPGLDTHSRAIEAGDTEHGTSVHFVTEELDGGPVILQAKVPIFSGDTPELLQDRVQTQEHQIFPLVVQWLAQERLSMKGGDAMLDGKVLEDSGYAQD; encoded by the coding sequence ATGAAAAATATCGTTGTCTTAATATCAGGAAGCGGCAGTAACCTACAGGCCATCATAGATGCTTGTAATGACGGTCAAATCTTGGGTAAAGTCAGCGCTGTTTTTTCTAACAAAGCAGACGCTTACGGATTAAAGCGTGCTGAACAAAGTGGGAGTGATGCCCACTTTGTAAATCCAAAAGATTTTGCTAGTCGAGTTGAATTTGATCACGCGTTAATGCAACACATCGATAACTATCAACCCGATATTATTGTGCTTGCTGGTTATATGCGTATTTTGTCAGCTGAGTTCGTAGAACACTACGTAGGCAAGATGATCAATGTCCACCCTTCCCTTCTGCCTAAGTATCCGGGTCTTGATACCCATTCTAGAGCAATTGAGGCAGGCGACACAGAACATGGCACCAGTGTTCACTTCGTGACCGAAGAGCTCGATGGTGGTCCTGTTATCTTGCAGGCAAAAGTCCCAATATTTTCTGGTGATACTCCAGAATTGTTGCAAGATAGGGTACAAACTCAAGAACATCAAATCTTCCCGCTAGTGGTTCAATGGCTCGCTCAAGAGCGTTTGTCCATGAAGGGCGGAGATGCGATGTTAGACGGCAAAGTTCTAGAAGATTCTGGCTACGCTCAAGACTAA
- the glnB gene encoding nitrogen regulatory protein P-II → MKKIEAIIKPFKLDDVREALAEVGITGMTVSEVKGFGRQKGHTELYRGAEYMVDFLPKVKLEIVVTDDVAEQCVDTIIETAQTGKIGDGKIFITSVERVVRIRTGEEDEDAI, encoded by the coding sequence ATGAAAAAAATTGAAGCCATCATTAAGCCGTTTAAGCTTGATGATGTACGAGAAGCGCTGGCTGAGGTTGGCATTACCGGCATGACGGTATCTGAAGTGAAAGGGTTTGGGCGCCAGAAGGGCCATACTGAGCTTTATCGTGGTGCAGAGTACATGGTAGACTTTTTACCTAAAGTGAAGCTAGAGATTGTGGTGACCGACGATGTCGCTGAGCAATGCGTTGATACGATCATTGAGACGGCTCAAACGGGCAAGATTGGTGACGGTAAGATCTTTATCACCAGTGTTGAGCGTGTTGTGCGTATCCGTACTGGCGAAGAAGATGAAGACGCTATCTAA